The Acidobacteriota bacterium genome includes a window with the following:
- a CDS encoding outer membrane lipoprotein-sorting protein, with protein MLRLNTSLPLALCLLSVALGAAQAQDARKIIDAVYRQDNSRDSYWRARLDVYDKKGTLRSKKFSLRKLGTLGNSKTLARFTDPAEVRGVGLLTYNQTGIGDRQWLYTPAIQRTRRIAPQERARKFLGTDFTNEDMAERVLDDYSYKIIGQGEVIEGRKCYKIEARPVAEDRSQYSYVYMWVPVDVPYTVLVEMYDKAGQRVRILKASQLEKISGIWVAKQVEVSTPADGTRSVMVMEEIKFNSGLKEDMFTQQALEKADVF; from the coding sequence ATGTTGAGACTGAATACATCCTTGCCCCTTGCCCTTTGCCTTTTGTCGGTTGCCCTTGGGGCGGCGCAAGCCCAGGACGCCCGCAAGATCATTGACGCGGTTTACCGGCAGGACAACAGCCGCGACAGTTATTGGCGTGCGCGCCTCGATGTTTACGACAAGAAAGGCACGCTGCGCAGCAAGAAGTTCTCGTTGCGCAAACTCGGCACGCTCGGCAACAGCAAGACGCTGGCCCGCTTCACCGATCCGGCAGAAGTGCGGGGCGTTGGGTTACTGACTTACAACCAAACTGGCATTGGCGACCGGCAATGGCTTTACACGCCAGCGATTCAGCGCACGCGCCGCATTGCGCCGCAAGAGCGTGCGCGCAAATTCCTCGGTACCGATTTCACCAACGAAGACATGGCCGAGCGTGTGCTTGACGATTACAGCTACAAAATCATCGGCCAGGGCGAAGTGATTGAGGGCCGCAAGTGTTACAAGATCGAGGCGCGCCCAGTCGCCGAAGATCGCTCGCAATACAGCTATGTGTATATGTGGGTGCCGGTGGATGTGCCCTACACTGTACTCGTCGAAATGTACGACAAGGCTGGGCAGCGCGTGCGCATTCTGAAAGCCAGTCAACTGGAAAAGATCAGCGGCATCTGGGTCGCCAAGCAGGTCGAAGTCAGCACGCCCGCCGACGGCACGCGCTCCGTGATGGTGATGGAAGAGATCAAATTCAACAGCGGGTTGAAAGAAGACATGTTCACGCAACAGGCGCTGGAGAAGGCGGACGTGTTTTGA
- a CDS encoding ABC transporter permease has protein sequence MLSILAQITWQQWRQHRLRTALTILGIALGVAVFFAVRTANLTLLSSLTTTIEKVAGKTTLQITGGEAGFPEAIWDSARDTPGVKIAEPAIEVIAHTAFEDEGNLLIIGVDMVGDSELREYQFDQEHSEIGDPLVALAQPDSILIARPFAEKHNLKEGDKLPLFTSQGKKDFIVRGIFQPKGMGEVFGGQIAVMDVFNAQFVFGRGQNFDRIDLMNEPNVTVADLQQRLRSRLPAGLDVDRPTSRGQGLENTISGLNIGMTVTSFIALLVGTFIIFNTFSIAVNQRWKEIGILRALGVERPNVQRMFLGEAVVMGLLGSACGIGLGFGLAIVVERVMSTIADQIFGLVSTEQPPVFNLKFAALAFALGVVASLIAAWLPARAASQLNPAAALHNIETRQREAVLGRARVIFGLVLVVTGLLLVRFSPVRAGLYVHFSYAILIILGMTVLLPKLSEWTARGLRPVMDRLFGSEGVLAVDAMIQAPRRTSTTVGALMIGLMFVFATGAYVQSYKQVVDRWMRQSINADLFVTTTEGARSKTWHFNEELAQKVAVLPGVKRLENVRFTFLPYAADSVALVALEFDGWFARATLEIESADARAVQRQITSGEGVIAARNFINRYGLKVGDTIKLATPTEPFERPIVGIIEDYSSEKGTLFMERSLYKRYWNDAAIDIIDINLLPGVDRAAFKQQLTRAIKGEQRAFIYTQEEWRANIMKLLDGFFVMTYMQMLVAIFTAAVGIVNALVISTAERKRELGVLRALGGERRQIRKLILLEAVVIALIGLVTGVLAGMCNTYFLVRTASAMIGGYVIPFIVPLRLILLSLPIIVLIALLAAWWPARRTMQLKVIEAIGCE, from the coding sequence ATGCTTTCAATCCTGGCGCAGATCACTTGGCAGCAATGGCGGCAACATCGGTTGCGCACAGCGCTGACCATTCTCGGCATTGCGCTCGGCGTGGCGGTGTTTTTTGCCGTGCGCACAGCCAATCTGACCTTGCTGTCTTCGCTGACAACGACGATTGAAAAGGTGGCGGGCAAGACGACGCTGCAAATCACGGGCGGCGAAGCGGGGTTCCCCGAAGCCATTTGGGACAGCGCGCGCGATACGCCGGGTGTGAAGATTGCCGAGCCAGCCATCGAAGTCATCGCGCACACGGCGTTTGAAGACGAAGGCAACCTGCTGATTATCGGCGTGGATATGGTCGGCGACAGCGAGTTGCGCGAATACCAATTCGATCAAGAGCACAGCGAAATCGGCGACCCGCTGGTGGCGCTGGCGCAGCCCGATTCAATCTTGATCGCGCGGCCTTTTGCTGAAAAGCACAACTTGAAAGAGGGCGACAAATTGCCGCTATTCACTTCGCAGGGCAAAAAAGATTTCATCGTGCGCGGCATCTTTCAGCCGAAAGGGATGGGCGAAGTCTTTGGCGGCCAGATCGCCGTGATGGATGTCTTTAACGCGCAATTCGTCTTCGGGCGCGGCCAGAACTTCGACCGCATTGATTTGATGAATGAGCCGAACGTGACGGTCGCGGATTTGCAGCAACGCTTACGCAGCCGTTTGCCCGCTGGCTTGGACGTAGACCGCCCAACCTCGCGCGGGCAAGGGCTGGAAAATACTATTTCCGGTTTGAACATTGGGATGACGGTGACCAGCTTCATCGCCTTGCTGGTTGGCACGTTTATCATTTTCAACACCTTTAGCATCGCGGTGAATCAACGCTGGAAAGAGATCGGCATCCTGCGTGCGCTGGGCGTCGAGCGGCCCAATGTGCAGCGCATGTTTTTAGGTGAAGCAGTCGTGATGGGTTTGCTCGGTTCGGCTTGCGGGATTGGACTTGGCTTCGGGCTGGCTATCGTGGTTGAGCGCGTGATGAGCACGATTGCCGATCAAATCTTCGGGCTGGTTTCGACCGAGCAACCGCCAGTGTTTAACTTGAAGTTTGCGGCGCTGGCATTTGCGCTGGGTGTCGTGGCTTCGCTCATCGCCGCATGGTTGCCCGCGCGTGCGGCTTCGCAACTCAATCCGGCGGCGGCGTTGCACAACATCGAGACGCGGCAACGCGAGGCGGTGTTGGGCCGTGCGCGCGTGATCTTCGGTCTGGTGTTGGTCGTCACAGGCTTGCTGCTGGTGCGGTTCTCGCCCGTGCGCGCGGGCCTTTATGTGCATTTCAGTTACGCGATCTTGATCATCCTGGGGATGACGGTGCTGCTGCCGAAACTGTCGGAATGGACGGCGCGAGGCTTGCGGCCCGTGATGGACAGGCTGTTCGGATCAGAAGGTGTGCTGGCGGTGGACGCAATGATCCAAGCGCCACGGCGGACTTCGACGACGGTGGGCGCGCTGATGATCGGGCTGATGTTCGTCTTTGCGACGGGCGCGTATGTGCAGAGTTACAAACAGGTCGTAGATCGCTGGATGCGGCAATCCATCAATGCCGATTTGTTTGTGACGACGACCGAAGGCGCGCGCTCGAAGACCTGGCATTTCAACGAAGAGTTGGCTCAGAAGGTCGCGGTGTTGCCGGGCGTCAAACGATTGGAGAATGTGCGCTTCACCTTCCTGCCCTATGCCGCCGATTCGGTCGCGCTGGTCGCGCTGGAATTTGACGGCTGGTTTGCGCGCGCCACGCTGGAAATAGAAAGCGCGGATGCCCGCGCGGTGCAACGGCAAATCACCAGCGGTGAGGGCGTGATCGCGGCGCGCAATTTCATCAATCGCTACGGCTTGAAGGTCGGTGACACGATCAAATTGGCGACGCCGACCGAACCGTTTGAACGCCCGATTGTCGGCATCATTGAGGATTACTCGTCTGAAAAAGGCACGCTGTTTATGGAGCGCTCGCTTTATAAACGCTACTGGAACGACGCGGCGATTGACATCATTGACATCAACCTGCTGCCCGGCGTTGACCGCGCCGCGTTCAAGCAACAACTCACGCGCGCCATCAAAGGTGAGCAACGCGCCTTTATTTACACGCAAGAAGAATGGCGCGCGAACATCATGAAATTGCTCGACGGCTTTTTTGTGATGACTTATATGCAAATGCTGGTGGCGATCTTTACGGCGGCGGTCGGCATCGTCAATGCGCTGGTCATCTCGACCGCCGAACGCAAACGCGAACTCGGCGTGTTGCGTGCGCTGGGCGGTGAGCGCCGTCAGATTCGCAAACTGATTTTGCTGGAAGCCGTGGTCATCGCCCTGATTGGGTTAGTGACGGGCGTGCTGGCCGGAATGTGCAATACCTATTTTCTGGTGCGCACGGCGTCGGCCATGATCGGCGGGTATGTCATTCCGTTCATCGTGCCGCTGCGGTTGATCTTGCTGTCATTGCCGATCATCGTCTTGATTGCCTTGCTCGCGGCGTGGTGGCCGGCGCGGCGCACGATGCAATTGAAAGTGATCGAAGCGATTGGTTGCGAATAG
- a CDS encoding ABC transporter ATP-binding protein, translating to MIELRAVSRSYGDGKVVNALLEVNLKIPRGERVAVMGPSGSGKSTLLNMVCGLDDPSGGQVMVDGVDIAALSDDARTRLRREKIGMIFQTFNLLPTLTALENVALPLRLQSIPKREAEQKASEMLKRVGLAERATHKPDQMSGGERQRIAIARALIFKPPILLADEPTGNLDSKTGEEILSLLDDLHHEFNTTMLLVTHNEEAAWHCDKILRLRDGRIVKEELVVRR from the coding sequence ATGATCGAATTACGCGCGGTGTCGCGTTCGTATGGTGACGGCAAAGTCGTCAATGCGCTGCTTGAGGTGAATCTGAAAATTCCGCGTGGCGAACGTGTCGCGGTGATGGGGCCGTCGGGGTCGGGCAAGTCTACGCTGTTGAACATGGTCTGCGGTTTGGACGACCCGTCGGGCGGGCAGGTGATGGTGGATGGCGTGGACATCGCCGCGCTCAGCGATGATGCGCGCACGCGGTTGCGGCGCGAAAAGATCGGCATGATCTTTCAGACTTTCAATTTGTTGCCGACGCTGACGGCGCTGGAAAATGTCGCGTTGCCGTTGCGCTTGCAAAGCATTCCGAAACGCGAGGCGGAGCAGAAAGCCAGCGAGATGCTCAAGCGCGTAGGTTTGGCCGAACGCGCTACGCATAAACCCGACCAGATGTCGGGTGGCGAACGCCAGCGCATTGCCATCGCGCGCGCATTGATTTTCAAGCCACCGATTTTGCTGGCCGATGAGCCGACCGGGAACCTCGATTCCAAAACCGGCGAAGAGATTTTGAGCTTGTTGGATGACCTGCACCACGAGTTCAACACGACAATGTTGCTGGTGACGCACAACGAAGAGGCGGCCTGGCATTGCGACAAGATTTTGCGGCTGCGGGATGGCCGCATCGTCAAAGAGGAATTGGTAGTGCGGCGTTGA
- a CDS encoding serine/threonine protein kinase: protein MPTLTSARWQQVKAIFQQVAELPPGERTSVLAQIAAGDEVLGAEVAKLLAADEQAEEFLEASPVPEIKQATDDSAAGQTIGSYRLSRELGRGGMGTVYLAERDDAQFRQQVAIKIIRRGMDSEDILRRFRTERQILASLNHPNIARLLDGGSTAEGRPYYVMEYIEGRFIDDYCNEQQLSLADRLKLFRQACAAVHYAHQHLVIHRDLKPSNIMVTAAGEVKLLDFGIAKLLTPDDPHATLTNLGLMTPAYASPEQVRGETVTTAADVYALGVILYELLSGHSPYRVPSDTVSELTRAICEQEPLKPSVRAEGMRDEGGGMKAGSRKLFSSLIPHPSSLLRGDLDNIALMALRKDPARRYASVEQFSEDLRRYLDGLPVRARPDTFRYRAGKFVQRNRSLTGAVLLVLLTLLGGIAATVRQARIAEHERALAQQRFDDVRHLANDFVFKYHDAIAELPGSTAVRALLVRDATAYLDKLSQAASNDAGLQFELAQAYAKLGAVQGRRYDANVGDTAGALASFRKSQALLEGLRGQPAWQARTRDELLRLYHDLGDLLARSNQAGEALALQQKALALSQEALAAEPANPGYRLQLVNAQIKLGDATSSMRSASPNGQDRLDIYLSALPQAEELYRAEPRNPAVLNTLIRLNQRIGSCLSWQALGKMIRQDGLDGAPQQFRAALPYQRRVLELTDALTAEQTTAGSTAGVEAYLAKRNRVAALVNYGAALRHTGALGEALLWQFRALKLMEELCAHDSANREARSDLGDVEHEIALSYAAQGDARNTYKHHRLALAHKEAVAARDGKNQEVRTALKVFADEVARALRKQR from the coding sequence ATGCCCACGTTGACGTCCGCCCGCTGGCAACAAGTCAAAGCAATCTTTCAACAAGTGGCCGAGTTGCCGCCCGGCGAACGCACGTCGGTTCTCGCCCAGATCGCGGCGGGTGACGAGGTGTTGGGCGCGGAGGTCGCCAAGTTATTAGCTGCCGATGAACAGGCTGAAGAATTTTTGGAAGCTTCGCCTGTGCCGGAAATCAAGCAAGCCACCGATGACAGCGCCGCCGGACAAACCATCGGCAGCTATCGGTTATCGCGCGAACTAGGGCGCGGCGGCATGGGCACGGTGTATCTGGCCGAACGCGACGATGCGCAATTCCGCCAGCAGGTCGCCATCAAAATCATCCGGCGCGGCATGGATAGCGAAGACATCCTGCGCCGCTTTCGCACCGAGCGCCAAATCCTCGCCAGCCTCAACCATCCGAACATTGCGCGGCTGCTCGACGGCGGTTCGACAGCGGAGGGGCGGCCTTATTACGTGATGGAATACATCGAGGGGCGCTTTATTGATGACTATTGCAACGAGCAGCAACTTTCCTTGGCCGACCGTTTGAAGCTCTTTCGTCAGGCTTGTGCCGCAGTGCATTACGCACATCAGCATCTGGTCATCCACCGCGATCTCAAACCGTCGAACATCATGGTCACGGCGGCGGGCGAAGTGAAGCTACTCGATTTCGGCATCGCCAAACTGCTGACGCCGGATGACCCCCATGCCACGCTGACGAATTTGGGCCTGATGACGCCCGCCTACGCCAGCCCCGAACAGGTGCGCGGTGAAACCGTGACGACGGCGGCGGATGTTTATGCGCTGGGCGTGATCCTGTACGAACTGCTCAGCGGCCACAGTCCGTATCGAGTACCCAGCGACACTGTCAGCGAACTAACCCGCGCTATCTGTGAGCAGGAACCGCTCAAACCAAGCGTCAGAGCCGAAGGGATGAGGGATGAGGGCGGAGGGATGAAAGCTGGAAGCCGAAAGCTCTTTTCATCCCTCATCCCTCATCCCTCATCCCTCCTGCGTGGCGATCTCGACAACATCGCGCTGATGGCCTTGCGCAAAGACCCGGCGCGCCGCTACGCCTCGGTCGAACAGTTCAGCGAAGACCTGCGCCGCTACCTAGACGGTTTGCCGGTGCGTGCGCGGCCCGACACCTTCCGCTATCGCGCGGGTAAGTTCGTGCAACGCAACCGGTCGTTGACCGGCGCGGTCTTACTGGTGTTGTTGACGCTGCTGGGCGGTATTGCGGCGACGGTGCGGCAGGCGCGGATTGCCGAACACGAGCGCGCGTTGGCGCAACAACGCTTTGACGATGTGCGCCATTTGGCCAATGACTTCGTTTTCAAATATCACGACGCCATTGCCGAACTGCCCGGCTCGACGGCCGTGCGCGCGCTGCTGGTGCGTGACGCAACCGCCTATCTGGACAAGCTGTCGCAGGCGGCGAGCAACGATGCTGGTTTGCAATTTGAACTGGCGCAGGCTTACGCCAAGCTGGGCGCGGTGCAGGGACGCCGCTACGACGCCAATGTCGGCGACACGGCGGGCGCACTGGCAAGCTTTCGCAAGAGCCAGGCGTTGCTCGAAGGCTTACGCGGGCAACCCGCCTGGCAAGCGCGCACGCGCGACGAATTGCTGCGTCTCTATCACGACCTGGGCGATTTGCTTGCGCGCAGCAACCAGGCGGGCGAGGCGCTGGCCTTGCAGCAAAAGGCCCTGGCGCTCAGCCAGGAGGCGCTCGCGGCTGAACCGGCCAATCCCGGCTACCGGCTGCAACTGGTGAATGCGCAGATCAAGCTGGGTGATGCGACCAGTTCAATGCGCAGCGCGTCGCCCAACGGTCAAGACCGGCTGGATATTTACCTGAGCGCCCTGCCCCAGGCCGAAGAGTTGTACCGCGCCGAACCGCGCAATCCCGCCGTGCTCAACACGCTCATCCGTCTCAATCAACGCATCGGCAGTTGTCTAAGCTGGCAGGCGCTGGGCAAGATGATCCGGCAGGATGGGCTGGACGGCGCGCCCCAACAGTTTCGCGCGGCGCTGCCTTACCAACGCCGCGTGCTCGAATTGACCGACGCACTGACGGCTGAGCAAACAACCGCTGGCTCAACTGCCGGTGTGGAAGCCTATCTCGCCAAACGCAATCGTGTGGCGGCGCTGGTCAATTACGGCGCGGCGTTGCGCCATACCGGCGCGCTTGGTGAGGCGCTGCTTTGGCAGTTCCGCGCCTTGAAATTGATGGAGGAGTTGTGCGCCCACGACTCGGCCAACCGCGAGGCGCGCTCCGATCTGGGCGACGTCGAACACGAGATCGCGCTGAGTTACGCCGCCCAGGGCGATGCGCGCAACACCTACAAACACCACCGCCTCGCCTTGGCCCACAAAGAAGCTGTCGCCGCCCGCGACGGCAAGAATCAGGAAGTGCGGACGGCGCTCAAGGTGTTTGCGGATGAAGTTGCGCGTGCCTTGCGGAAGCAACGTTGA
- a CDS encoding cadherin-like domain-containing protein, translated as MKFRTFSLCRLAGLVIAAGLVIAGGLLLGLKPAAFERAVAAQGNSVALVSAASFRADSIAPETIVAAFGSGLATQNATGGDTDPNTAGVQLPTTLAGTSVRVNGQLAGLFFVSAGQVNFEVPASTAIGTATVTITSGGGATSTGTMDVKLVAPAIFSANANGEGVPAAVALRVRANGQQVFENVATFNQTTNRFLANALDLGPDGERVYLVLFLSGIRRAPDPNGDKNLREFVRVIINGLEIVPDFAGKQGGLVGLDQINVEVPRSLLGSAAMDVTVVVNGFGVSNSTRVELVAPPITNLNWRPLGLANRIVRQFATIGGLLYAATNQGVFCSSDNGVNWIAVNIGLPGNASILSLIANGPVLYAGLQGGGVYCSTNGGLLWTAINAGLSGLTLTINNLLFFGPTLYAATSGGVCVYTNNVWQTLNTGLGTLDSATLLVYGGRLCVGTRGGGIFLLNGTQWGAINNGLPTGAQVLSFANGGAAVYAGLLGGGLCVSRNNGALWTLVAGGLPANISVYWIWIDGARIYLATNLGLYVSNDSGASWTLLINGLTTPNLYTIYAIASRLLVGSNGGGVFGAPLAASSNNRIPVAYVQSVATDEDTPRAITLSGFDLDLDPLSYFIQTAPQSGSLTGIAPNVTYAPRLNFNGTDRFTFVVTDGRGGTSPVAEVFIIVNAVNDPPVVAVQQSYNVTAGQALAFNVAVSDVDGDALTVTTSALPSGATFNANTRAFNWTPAAPGTYPITFTASDGKASASATTTITVNPQVIAWQPLGTGLNGINRIWAFYVNGAVIYAGGDTGIWRSTNSGVNWSAFSTGLENSRLVYRLAFLNNKLFAATTGGLFILNEVTGAWTKVTNGLPAAQFLSVAGAGQTIFAGTQGQGTYRSTDGGGSFALFSNQAFGATSQAVQLFVDGDYVLAGGYGGSGAGLYRSLTSSANWTYVSSFGLDFPVSFQRVNNTIIAGGSGLLYFSTDGGASWTRSAAQLSGLGQIYNFVAAEEGVYAGGSGGGVGFTSNNAATWTLITEGLTSGPFIGLIRDGNRLLLGGVNAVFTRPLGTNGNRPPVLTVPGAQAATVGQALNFSVSATDPDAGQAVTLAAANLPQGASFNANTGQFTWTPGATGTFTVNFTATDNGVPPLSDTKSVTITVATGGGGGDGPLTWTKISTGLPTGQDTKSLAASGNTLFVTYQSTNGVYRSTNGGASWTQFTTGLPSNNCYGLVSSGNNVFVAVQGASSVYRTTLDGTSWTASSNGIPAAPGIWSLFANGATLYAGAFNGALYRSTDNGANWTSISTGLPSGNNVILNTIWANGTTLFAGYIANGVYRSTDNGASWSPANTGLPAAAYIVSLQQAGNALFAAVLAEAAVYRSTDNGANWTLVNNGLPTGTGGFVECMIAVGNNVYVGFLFNGVSSSSNNGASWAANRNGLPNQTVALGFAVDGANLYLNVGANTGGGAGVYRAALP; from the coding sequence ATGTGAAGTTGGTCGCGCCCGCGATCTTCAGCGCCAATGCCAATGGCGAAGGCGTCCCGGCGGCGGTGGCCTTGCGCGTGCGGGCGAATGGGCAGCAGGTGTTTGAAAACGTGGCGACCTTCAACCAGACGACCAATCGTTTTTTGGCGAATGCCTTGGATTTGGGGCCGGATGGCGAGCGCGTTTATCTGGTGCTGTTTCTGTCCGGCATCCGCCGCGCGCCCGATCCGAACGGCGACAAGAATCTGCGCGAGTTCGTGCGGGTGATCATCAACGGGTTGGAAATCGTGCCTGATTTCGCGGGCAAACAGGGCGGGCTGGTCGGGCTGGATCAGATCAACGTCGAAGTGCCGCGCAGTTTGCTGGGCAGCGCCGCGATGGATGTGACGGTGGTCGTGAATGGTTTTGGCGTCTCGAATTCGACGCGCGTCGAACTGGTTGCGCCGCCGATTACGAATCTGAATTGGCGTCCGCTGGGCTTGGCCAACCGCATCGTGCGCCAGTTCGCCACGATTGGCGGCCTGCTTTACGCCGCGACGAATCAGGGCGTCTTTTGCTCTTCGGACAATGGCGTGAATTGGATTGCCGTCAACATCGGCTTGCCGGGGAACGCTTCGATCCTGTCGCTGATTGCGAATGGGCCGGTGCTGTACGCCGGTTTGCAGGGCGGCGGCGTCTATTGCTCTACCAACGGCGGCTTGCTGTGGACGGCGATCAATGCGGGGTTGTCGGGCTTGACGCTGACGATCAACAACTTGCTGTTTTTCGGCCCGACGCTTTATGCCGCGACGAGTGGCGGCGTGTGCGTTTATACGAACAATGTCTGGCAGACGCTCAACACCGGACTGGGCACGCTCGATAGCGCGACCTTGCTGGTGTATGGCGGGCGGCTGTGTGTGGGCACGCGCGGCGGTGGCATCTTTTTGCTGAACGGTACGCAATGGGGCGCAATCAACAATGGCTTGCCCACGGGCGCGCAGGTCTTGTCATTCGCCAACGGGGGCGCGGCGGTTTATGCGGGTTTGCTGGGCGGCGGTTTGTGCGTCTCGCGCAACAATGGTGCGCTCTGGACGCTGGTGGCGGGTGGCTTGCCCGCGAACATTTCGGTCTATTGGATTTGGATTGATGGCGCGCGCATTTATCTGGCGACGAATCTGGGGCTGTACGTTTCCAACGACAGCGGTGCGAGTTGGACGTTGTTGATTAACGGGCTGACCACGCCGAACCTGTACACGATTTATGCGATTGCCTCGCGCCTGCTGGTCGGCAGCAACGGCGGCGGCGTTTTTGGTGCGCCGCTCGCCGCCAGCAGCAACAACCGCATCCCGGTGGCGTATGTGCAAAGTGTGGCGACCGACGAAGACACACCGCGCGCGATCACGCTGAGCGGGTTTGATCTAGACCTCGATCCGCTGAGCTATTTCATCCAGACCGCGCCGCAGAGTGGTTCGCTGACCGGCATTGCGCCGAATGTGACGTATGCACCGCGCTTGAATTTCAACGGCACGGATCGGTTCACGTTTGTGGTGACCGATGGGCGCGGCGGCACTAGCCCCGTGGCCGAGGTCTTTATCATCGTCAACGCGGTCAACGATCCGCCCGTCGTGGCGGTGCAGCAAAGTTACAACGTCACGGCGGGGCAAGCGCTCGCGTTTAACGTGGCTGTTAGCGATGTGGATGGCGATGCGTTGACGGTGACGACTTCGGCATTGCCGTCCGGCGCGACGTTCAATGCAAACACGCGCGCTTTCAATTGGACGCCGGCGGCGCCGGGCACCTATCCAATCACCTTTACGGCGTCGGATGGAAAGGCGAGCGCGAGCGCGACGACGACGATTACGGTCAATCCGCAAGTCATCGCCTGGCAGCCGCTGGGCACGGGCTTGAACGGCATCAATCGCATCTGGGCGTTTTATGTGAACGGCGCGGTGATTTATGCGGGCGGCGATACAGGCATTTGGCGTTCGACGAATAGCGGCGTCAATTGGTCGGCGTTTTCGACGGGTTTGGAAAACAGCCGCCTGGTGTATCGGCTGGCGTTCCTCAACAACAAACTCTTCGCCGCGACGACCGGCGGCTTGTTTATTTTGAACGAGGTCACGGGCGCGTGGACGAAAGTCACCAACGGATTGCCGGCGGCGCAATTCCTTTCGGTCGCGGGCGCGGGCCAAACCATCTTTGCCGGCACGCAAGGTCAGGGCACTTACCGCTCGACCGACGGCGGCGGCTCGTTCGCGTTGTTTAGCAACCAGGCGTTCGGCGCAACCTCACAGGCCGTGCAGTTATTCGTGGATGGCGATTACGTGCTGGCGGGCGGTTATGGCGGGTCGGGCGCGGGCCTTTACCGTTCGCTGACCAGCAGCGCGAATTGGACGTATGTGAGTAGCTTCGGCTTGGATTTCCCGGTTTCGTTCCAACGCGTGAATAACACGATCATCGCGGGCGGCAGCGGGTTGCTCTATTTCTCGACCGATGGCGGGGCGAGTTGGACGCGCTCGGCGGCGCAGTTATCAGGCTTGGGGCAAATCTATAACTTCGTCGCGGCTGAAGAAGGCGTTTACGCCGGAGGCTCTGGCGGCGGCGTAGGTTTCACCAGCAACAACGCCGCAACCTGGACTTTGATCACCGAAGGTCTGACCTCAGGGCCGTTCATCGGGCTGATCCGTGATGGCAACCGGCTGTTGCTGGGCGGCGTGAATGCTGTTTTCACACGCCCGCTGGGGACGAATGGCAATCGTCCGCCCGTCCTCACCGTGCCGGGCGCGCAAGCGGCTACGGTGGGACAGGCGCTGAATTTCAGCGTCAGCGCGACTGATCCTGACGCCGGGCAAGCCGTCACGCTGGCGGCGGCGAATCTGCCGCAGGGCGCGAGTTTTAACGCGAACACCGGCCAATTCACCTGGACGCCCGGCGCGACCGGCACGTTCACGGTGAATTTCACGGCGACCGACAATGGCGTCCCGCCACTGAGCGACACCAAGAGCGTGACGATCACCGTCGCCACTGGCGGCGGCGGTGGCGACGGCCCGTTGACGTGGACGAAAATCTCGACCGGCTTGCCCACCGGTCAGGATACCAAGTCGCTCGCGGCCAGTGGCAATACGCTGTTTGTCACCTATCAAAGCACCAACGGCGTTTACCGTTCGACCAATGGCGGCGCGAGTTGGACGCAATTCACCACGGGGCTGCCTTCGAATAATTGTTATGGGCTGGTCAGCAGCGGCAACAACGTCTTTGTCGCCGTGCAAGGCGCGAGCAGCGTCTATCGCACGACGCTGGATGGCACGAGTTGGACGGCTTCGAGCAATGGCATCCCAGCCGCGCCCGGCATCTGGTCGTTGTTTGCCAACGGCGCGACGCTTTACGCCGGGGCATTCAACGGCGCGTTGTATCGCTCGACCGACAACGGCGCGAACTGGACTTCGATCAGCACCGGTTTGCCGAGCGGAAACAATGTGATTCTCAACACGATTTGGGCGAATGGCACGACGCTGTTTGCGGGCTACATTGCCAACGGCGTCTATCGCTCCACCGATAACGGCGCCAGTTGGAGTCCGGCCAACACCGGCTTGCCCGCGGCGGCGTATATCGTGAGTTTGCAGCAGGCCGGCAATGCCTTGTTCGCCGCCGTCCTGGCCGAGGCTGCGGTCTACCGCTCCACCGACAACGGCGCGAATTGGACGCTGGTCAACAATGGTTTGCCGACGGGCACGGGCGGCTTTGTCGAATGCATGATTGCCGTGGGCAACAACGTCTATGTCGGCTTCCTGTTCAACGGCGTCTCGAGCAGTTCGAATAATGGCGCAAGCTGGGCGGCCAATCGCAATGGCTTGCCCAACCAAACAGTGGCGCTGGGCTTTGCCGTGGATGGCGCGAATCTGTATTTGAACGTGGGGGCGAACACGGGCGGTGGCGCGGGCGTGTATCGCGCCGCCTTGCCATGA